The genomic interval ATCCATTCAGGTTTGCCGGTGTCGAGATATTTGATATCTGGAAGCCGCTTCTGTTCGAACGGCACTTCGTCCTTGGGAATATCGATGCGCAAAGAGTCCGCCGGGCTCTCCGCCTTGGCGGTTCTTTGCTGCACGGCAATCTGTCCTTTGCGCGACAGCAGCCAGTTGATAAAAACTTTCGCCGCGTTGGGATGCGGCGCGCGGTTGATCAACGCGACGGTGCCAAACTGCTGCACCAGTCCACCACCTTCCTTGAACACCCGCGGACCGAAGGTGTCGACGGGCAAACCTTGTTGCTTCAGCACGTCAACATCGCAGAAAAAGCAGATGGCGTATTTTCCCGTGGCGAGCCAATCCGGTCCTTGGCGAAAATCACGGAACAACGTCACTTCCATCTCGCCAAACAGTTTGCGAATGAATGAGGAACCGAGATCCTGATGATAGTAGAAGAAGCGCGTGTTGCCCGCGCCCGGCCCGGCCTCGCGAATATCGCGCGCCTCGATCTTGCCCTTCCACTTGGGGTTGAGCAAATCCCAGTAGGATTTGAAATCCTTCGCGTCGACTTGCTTGGTGTTGTAGTTCACCGCGCCATAGGTCGCCGAGCCGACGTAGTTGAAAACATATTGTCCTTCCGAATCGGAATACTGATGCTTCTTTTGATAACACTTCGATTGATCGGTGACTTCAGGAAGGATCAGCGCCGGCTTGATCGGATCGAGCGCTTTCGCGGCGTGAAATTGCTGGTAATTGGGATTCGCTCCAGTGCTCGACACGTCAGCGATATATTTTCCCGCCCGCCGCTCGGCGAGCAGCCGCGGCCCGAGTTGATTGCCGCGGCCCGTCACCGCGACGACTTTAATCTCTGGAAATTCTTTCTCGAAGTCTTGAAGGATAGATTCATAGCCGCTGATGTAAACAACAATCTGCCCTTCCTTCTTCGCCGCGTCGAGAGTTTTCTCCCATTCCTGCTGCCAGGCAGGTTTCGGTTGCGCGGCAAGGGCGGCGTTAATGATAAATAAAAGACCAAGACACACGATCGGGAATAATCTTCTGAACATATGCTCCGACTTTTTCCCCTTACTGAACGCCTTTGCGTCTTTGCGAGAAAACACTCCGTCCGAATCCGGATTTATCTCTCGCCAAGGCGCAAAGACGCCAAGGTTTCGGACTAATTCTTCCCCGCCGCCTTGAGCGCTTCGTTCATGACGTCCAAGATCGGCTTCATCTCCTGCCACTCCGGCCGACTGGTGTCGAGGTACTTCACGCCTTCGAAGCGGCGTTGCAATATTGGCACGTCATCCTTCGGAATATCGATGCGTAGCGAATCGATGGGATTTTCCGTCGGCAACATGATTCTCTGCAGCGTCGACTGGCCTTTGCGCGACAAGAGCCAATTGATGAAAACTCTCGCGGCGTTGGGATGAGGCGCGTGGTTGACCAAACCGAGAGTGCCAAACTGCGTGACCAAGCCGGCGCCTTCTTTGAACACGCCCGGTCCAAATGTATCCACCGGCAAGCCTTGCTGCTTGGAAATATCCGCCTCGCAAAAAAAACAGATCGCCGCCTTCCCCACGGCAAGCCAGTCGGTGCCTTGACGATAATCGCGGAACAGCGTCACGTCCATCTCGCCGTACAATCTCTTGATAAATTGTGGCCCGACGTCAGGCAGATAGTAAAACAGGCGCGCATTGCCCGAGCCGGTGCCGGGCACGCGCACATCGCGCGAAATGATTTTTCCCTTCCATTTGGGTGCGAGCAGATCCCAGTAGGATTTGAAATCCTTCACGTTGATCAATTTCGAGTTGTAACTGATCGAGCCATAGGTCGCCGTGGCGACATAGTTGAAGATGTGTTGATTTTCCGGATCGGAGTAATGATGCTTGCCTTGGTACCACTTCGAAGTGTCGGTTATCTCCGGCAGCAGCAGCGCGGGCTTGATCGGATCGAAAACCTTGGCGGGAAACAACTGCTGATAAGTCGTCACGCCGCCGGCGCTGACGATATCGGCAAGATATTTTTCGGCGCGCCGCTCGGCGAGTAATTTCTGGCCCACCTGCGCGCCGCGACCGGTGGTCGGAACAACTTTGATCTCCGGATACTCTTTTTGAAATTCAGCGAGTATCTCTTCATAGCCGCTGATGTAGACCGCGACTTGGCCTTCCTTTTTCGCCGCTTCGACAGTTTTTTTCCACTCCAGCTGCCAGGCAGGTTTGGCTTGCGCGGCATAGCTGCAATTGAACGCAATCAGCAGTATAAAACATAGAAACGGTAAAAATTGTTTCAGCATGATCTCCGGTTCCTGTTTTTTGACTTGGCGTCTTTGCTAGGAATCCCCCTCCTTCATCCTCCCCTGCTCGCGGGGGAGGATGAAGGAGGGGGTGATCCGGGTTGACATCGCGCAGCGATCAGCGCAAGCCGCATTCCACCATTGCCGAAATGACGAGTAGAAACCGAAGCCTACTTCGCCGCGCAGGAAATCGTAATCTCGCGCAGCGCGCCGATGGCGAACTTATCGCCGGGCCAAATGATCGTCGTCGAACCATACTCTTCGATCACCGCCGGACCCATCGCCGTAAATCCCGGTTCCAACGCGTCGCGGTGATAAATCTTCGCATCGAGCCAGCCGCCGGCGTTGCCGATGTAAATTTTTCTGGTTTGCGCGGTTTCCGCCGGCGTCGCCGTGCGCGGCAAGCGCGTGACATCGGGTTGCTTCAAGCGCGCGAAAGCAGATAAGTGCAGCGCCTGAAACTCCGCCGGCGCTTTGGCATCCGCGTGGCCGTAGCGCCGCTTGTAGTCGCGCTCGAAGGCCGCGCGGATCGCGTCTTTGTCTTGCAAACCGGAAACCGGAACTTTGATGTTATGGCGCTGGCCGCGATAGCGCATCTCGGCGTGCCGCTCGAAAAACACATCGCCGGTGCCAAACTCGCTGGCGAGCGCCACAGCGGCATCTTTTTCCAAGGTGGCGAAAGCCTCCGCCATGTTCGGCACAGATTTGTCGTCGAGAATGCCGACGAAGGTTTTTGAAGTGTCTATACGCGCGTCGGCGAGCAACATGCCAATCGCGGAAAAGTTTCCCGGCTCGGGCGGAATAACCACCGTTGGGATCGATAATTCATGGGCCAGCGCCGAAGAATGGAGCGGCCCGCCGCCGCCGTAGCTGAAAAGAATAAAGTCGCGCGGATCGAGGCCATGCTCGACGGACACTTTGCGGATCGCGCCGGCCATGATCACGGTGGCGATGGAAATAATTCCATCGGCCATCTGCACCATGCCGCTCTCGCCGGCGTAGCCGAGCGGCGTGGCGATGCGCTCGGCAATCGCGCTTTGCGCCGCACTCACGTCGAGCGGCATCTCGCCGCCGAGAAAGTTCGCCGCGTTGAGACGACCGAGCACGAGATTGGCATCGGTAATCGTCGGTTCCAATCCGCCGCG from Deltaproteobacteria bacterium carries:
- a CDS encoding extracellular solute-binding protein; the protein is MFRRLFPIVCLGLLFIINAALAAQPKPAWQQEWEKTLDAAKKEGQIVVYISGYESILQDFEKEFPEIKVVAVTGRGNQLGPRLLAERRAGKYIADVSSTGANPNYQQFHAAKALDPIKPALILPEVTDQSKCYQKKHQYSDSEGQYVFNYVGSATYGAVNYNTKQVDAKDFKSYWDLLNPKWKGKIEARDIREAGPGAGNTRFFYYHQDLGSSFIRKLFGEMEVTLFRDFRQGPDWLATGKYAICFFCDVDVLKQQGLPVDTFGPRVFKEGGGLVQQFGTVALINRAPHPNAAKVFINWLLSRKGQIAVQQRTAKAESPADSLRIDIPKDEVPFEQKRLPDIKYLDTGKPEWIEMKPVLDVVNEALKAAGKN
- a CDS encoding extracellular solute-binding protein, yielding MLKQFLPFLCFILLIAFNCSYAAQAKPAWQLEWKKTVEAAKKEGQVAVYISGYEEILAEFQKEYPEIKVVPTTGRGAQVGQKLLAERRAEKYLADIVSAGGVTTYQQLFPAKVFDPIKPALLLPEITDTSKWYQGKHHYSDPENQHIFNYVATATYGSISYNSKLINVKDFKSYWDLLAPKWKGKIISRDVRVPGTGSGNARLFYYLPDVGPQFIKRLYGEMDVTLFRDYRQGTDWLAVGKAAICFFCEADISKQQGLPVDTFGPGVFKEGAGLVTQFGTLGLVNHAPHPNAARVFINWLLSRKGQSTLQRIMLPTENPIDSLRIDIPKDDVPILQRRFEGVKYLDTSRPEWQEMKPILDVMNEALKAAGKN